One segment of Haloplanus natans DSM 17983 DNA contains the following:
- a CDS encoding outer membrane protein assembly factor BamB family protein codes for MPAPSRRAVLGAIGLAATGGVAGCLDAVPTGAGRIDDDGLPASAVATTSFRGGLHRRGVYPDATVPAEPRVAWTLRDVNTGDHTAAKASPVTTPEGDIVVPGDTGDVRRVTPAGEVVWTAAVEETKRGIHGTPTVANGTAYVGAYDGALYAFDLATGERFWRRKLGDAIGSSPGYHDGVVYVAVEYYEPSGAMFGVDAVTGEVVWTDRRPTDHPHSTPALDRDAERLVVGSNDGNLYAWTYPELTFAWSFGTGDAIKGPIATYDGSAFFGSWDDHVYRVALDDGTVEWTVETGGMVMSGPAVEVATDTVYIGSHDSRCYALDAGTGDVRWVFDTDGWIIGCPTVAGDTVLVGSYDRTCYALEKRTGEERWAVDGVGFVTSEPTVVDGAVYFTDRASEAFLDGSGGPTGGLYKVEAADGG; via the coding sequence ATGCCCGCACCGTCCAGACGCGCCGTTCTCGGTGCCATCGGCCTCGCGGCAACCGGCGGCGTGGCCGGCTGTCTCGACGCCGTCCCGACTGGCGCTGGCCGCATCGACGACGACGGGCTTCCGGCGTCGGCGGTGGCGACCACGTCGTTCCGCGGCGGCCTCCACCGGCGGGGCGTCTACCCCGACGCGACGGTCCCGGCGGAGCCACGCGTCGCGTGGACGCTGCGCGACGTGAACACTGGCGACCACACGGCGGCGAAGGCGAGTCCAGTCACGACGCCCGAGGGTGACATCGTGGTCCCCGGCGACACCGGCGACGTGCGGCGGGTAACGCCCGCCGGCGAGGTGGTTTGGACGGCCGCCGTCGAGGAGACGAAGCGGGGTATCCACGGGACGCCCACCGTCGCCAACGGGACGGCCTACGTCGGCGCCTACGACGGCGCGCTCTACGCGTTCGACCTCGCGACGGGCGAGCGGTTCTGGCGTCGGAAACTCGGCGATGCCATCGGATCGAGCCCGGGCTACCACGACGGCGTCGTCTACGTCGCCGTCGAATACTACGAGCCGAGCGGCGCGATGTTCGGCGTCGACGCCGTCACCGGCGAGGTGGTCTGGACGGATCGGCGGCCGACGGACCACCCGCACTCGACGCCCGCGCTCGACCGCGACGCCGAACGGCTCGTCGTCGGCTCGAACGACGGCAACCTCTACGCGTGGACGTACCCGGAGCTGACGTTCGCGTGGTCGTTCGGGACCGGCGACGCGATCAAGGGGCCAATCGCGACCTACGACGGGAGCGCGTTCTTCGGCTCGTGGGACGACCACGTCTACCGGGTCGCCCTCGACGACGGGACGGTGGAGTGGACCGTCGAGACGGGGGGGATGGTGATGTCCGGGCCGGCGGTCGAGGTGGCGACCGACACCGTCTACATCGGGAGTCACGACTCGCGGTGCTACGCGCTCGACGCCGGCACCGGCGACGTGCGGTGGGTGTTCGATACCGACGGCTGGATTATCGGCTGTCCGACCGTCGCCGGCGACACCGTTCTCGTCGGCTCCTACGACCGGACCTGCTACGCGCTGGAGAAGCGAACGGGTGAGGAGCGCTGGGCGGTCGACGGCGTCGGCTTCGTCACCAGCGAACCGACGGTCGTCGACGGCGCGGTCTACTTCACCGACCGGGCGTCCGAGGCGTTTCTCGACGGGAGCGGCGGTCCGACCGGCGGGCTGTACAAGGTCGAGGCCGCCGACGGCGGGTGA
- a CDS encoding poly-gamma-glutamate hydrolase family protein, which yields MNFTDAWRHDETTETLWTNPETDIAILAPHAGDIEFNTEFAAGQLHKLLRKAGYHPTTWMYHGFGENAFDEYHVSSNYLDFTQFTELSRLQDRRFRFGVSFHIHEAGYVGVGGRIGEGIRSEVADRLTERLPNSKEVRYRHDEMKNKGRKESNIVNRITESGDDGLQIEMTPKTSYNYWKRVARSVRDVYVELL from the coding sequence ATGAACTTCACGGATGCGTGGCGACACGATGAGACGACCGAGACGCTCTGGACGAATCCCGAAACCGACATCGCAATCCTCGCACCGCACGCGGGTGACATCGAGTTCAACACGGAATTTGCCGCTGGCCAGTTACACAAACTCCTGCGGAAAGCGGGCTACCACCCAACGACCTGGATGTACCACGGGTTCGGCGAGAATGCGTTCGACGAGTACCACGTGTCGAGTAATTACCTGGACTTCACCCAGTTTACCGAACTGTCGCGTCTGCAGGATCGGCGCTTCCGATTCGGCGTCAGTTTCCACATCCACGAAGCGGGCTACGTCGGTGTCGGCGGACGGATCGGCGAAGGCATTCGCTCTGAGGTCGCAGACCGACTGACTGAACGCCTCCCCAACTCGAAGGAAGTCCGCTATCGACACGATGAGATGAAAAACAAGGGCCGGAAGGAGTCGAATATCGTGAACCGGATTACGGAGTCCGGTGACGATGGCCTCCAGATCGAGATGACACCGAAAACCTCCTACAACTACTGGAAGCGGGTCGCTCGCTCGGTTCGAGACGTCTACGTCGAGTTGCTGTAG